The DNA region GGTCCCAGCTGTCGGGGATGAACTCGGCGATCTTTCGTGGGCCGAGGGCCAGAAAGGGCGCAGTCACGATGGCGCCGAACAACATCACGACGTACAGGCCCAGCGCGAAGAACCGCTGACGCACCGGGTGCCGTAACAGCGTCTGGCCGTGCGCCTCGGTGATCGAGTCGACGAACGCCGAGATGGCCGACGACCCCGCCCACAGTGAGATCACGAATCCGAGTGACACCACCTCGCCGCGGGCGCCCTGGACGATGTCGCGCACCGTGGGATCGATGATCTCGCTGACCACGTTGGGGGAGAAGAACCGCGCAGCGGTGCTGACCAACTGGCTCTGAATCACCGGAAGTGTGTCCGGCCCGAACAGGGGAGCGACGTAGGCCAGGCTGCCCAGCATCCCCAGCAGCAGCGGAGGAAGCGAGAGCGCGCACCAGAAAGCAGCCTGAGCCGACTCCGAGAAGATCGAGTCGTCCCAACTCTTCGCCAGAGTGCGCCCGGTGATGCGGCGAAGGTGGTGACGTGACGGCCGTGGCCGCAGCGACTGGTCAGTCATGACCAGTCCAGCATTGCCGATGGGCGG from Mycobacterium sp. DL includes:
- a CDS encoding YihY/virulence factor BrkB family protein, producing MTDQSLRPRPSRHHLRRITGRTLAKSWDDSIFSESAQAAFWCALSLPPLLLGMLGSLAYVAPLFGPDTLPVIQSQLVSTAARFFSPNVVSEIIDPTVRDIVQGARGEVVSLGFVISLWAGSSAISAFVDSITEAHGQTLLRHPVRQRFFALGLYVVMLFGAIVTAPFLALGPRKIAEFIPDSWDHILRFGYYPVLFLALVVAVNLLYRVSLPKPLPTHRLLYGSVLAAVVFLVATWALRVYLTWITSTGYTYGALATPIAFLLFAFFLGFAIMFGAELNAAIEEEWPAPDTHAKRFRWWLESKAESLNGGGRARAAEPTDVDAATS